The following proteins come from a genomic window of Aspergillus oryzae RIB40 DNA, chromosome 4:
- a CDS encoding slipin family protein (membrane protease subunits, stomatin/prohibitin homologs), whose protein sequence is MSAEDSVVNGKAPAQPGSHHDRGHSGLVSVQPARLADLQPKYAQKLEHDAENPEAHGWYAGLIHSLGECIGFLGAIPCCVCCPNPYKPVAQGEVGLVSKFGRFERAVDPGLVKVNPLSEHLTAVDVKIQIVEVPRQVCMTKDNVTLNLTSVIYYQIVSPHKAAFGISNVRQALVERTQTTLRHVIGARVLQDVIERREEIAQSTSEIIEDVAAGWGVQVESMLIKDIIFSDDLQDSLSMAAQSKRIGESKVIAARAEVESAKLMRQAADILSSAPAMQIRYLEAMQAMAKTANSKVIFLPAMNQTVQQQLAAADNAGEGPSRYGTGNVDDGFQRAMNARVVENI, encoded by the exons ATGTCTGCCGAAGACTCAGTAGTAAACGGCAAGGCGCCCGCTCAGCCGGGCAGCCACCATGACCGTGGACACTCCGGTCTTGTCAGTGTCCAACCCGCGCGCTTGGCCGATCTGCAGCCGAAGTATGCGCAGAAGCTCGAGCACGATGCTGAGAACCCGGAGGCTCATGGGTGGTATGCAGGCCTCA TCCACAGTCTTGGAGAATGCATTGGATTCCTCGGTGCTATCCCCTGCTGCGTTTGCTGCCCGAACCCCTATAAGCCTGTAGCCCAAGGTGAAGTTGGTCTCGTGTCGAAGTTTGGACG CTTCGAACGTGCAGTCGACCCTGGCCTTGTTAAAGTGAACCCCCTGAGTGAGCACTTAACCGCAGTCGATGTGAAGATCCAGATCGTCGAGGTGCCTCGTCAGGTCTGTATGACCAAGGACAATGTCACTTTGAACCTGACATCTGTCATCTATTATCAAATCGTCTCGCCCCACAAAGCCGCCTTCGGTATCAGCAATGTACGACAAGCGCTTGTGGAGCGCACTCAGACCACTTTGCGCCATGTCATCGGAGCGAGAGTCCTGCAGGATGTCATTGAACGCCGCGAGGAAATCGCCCAGTCGACCTCGGAGATCATCGAAGACGTAGCCGCCGGATGGGGTGTGCAGGTCGAATCCATGctcatcaaggatatcattttcAGCGATGATTTGCAGGATTCGCTTTCGATGGCGGCTCAGTCTAAGCGAATTGGTGAGAGTAAGGTCATTGCCGCTCGCGCCGAAGTCGAATCGGCCAAGTTGATGCGTCAG GCCGCTgatattctttcctctgCTCCTGCTATGCAAATCCGGTACCTCGAGGCGATGCAGGCGATGGCCAAGACAGCAAACAGCAAAGTCATATTCTTGCCCGCCATGAATCAAACCGTGCAGCAACAACTTGCAGCGGCCGACAATGCCGGCGAGGGACCAAGCCGCTATGGAACTGGCAATGTCGACGACGGTTTTCAGCGCGCTATGAACGCACGGGTGGTCGAGAATAT